A single region of the Theileria annulata chromosome 4, complete sequence, *** SEQUENCING IN PROGRESS *** genome encodes:
- a CDS encoding lysyl t-RNA synthetase, putative (Tap349h10.p1c.C.cand.40 - score = 44.37;~SMART pfam:tRNA-synt_2 (Pf00152) at aa 330-678, E()=2.60e-50; pfam:tRNA-synt_2b (PF00587) at aa 328-463, E()=3.40e-04; pfam:tRNA-synt_2d (PF01409) at aa 344-668, E()=3.70e-03;~Apicoplast targetting peptide predicted by the PlasmoAP tool;~Signal peptide predicted for TA08620 by SignalP 2.0 HMM (Signal peptide probability 0.921, signal anchor probability 0.000) with cleavage site probability 0.692 between residues 23 and 24), which produces MLFCYFLFKKLITLLVIFNISESSCVKYFHKRSLFIIPKQQSLEKNSFDISNNVIYRTSTYNNYTIFNFKLFNTSERSENHLTNTKQPQSVTDSCGNNSADDVLCGTNEGSDTSLVSSLCSYDYGPHLLKQIKSRLDHYEVLTKKFKVNPYPEVQPSNDYSSFSKVISENEILTNGEESDRFYKLYGRVESVRYDGHFIDIINCRRDFCEYPTSEITLKGLRKDNKIQLMFRLEEPILVDQGKHTNDNEENVLANNLGGNQNQEYPCKEVVDLIDIGDVIELYGNVKKTNLGEISIIPKKIKFLSKCLIPPPSKQHGLKDVETRYRLRHLDLLTNELTRYQVLKRFQVISKIRKFLTEREFVEVDTPILQHYACGDLAEPFETYYKRLNEKVKLRIAPEFSIKKIFMGLPLTKVFEIGKCFRNEGSSLRHSPEFTMIEIYQKMADYNTMIKLLEDLINYLLSYGFDEDSVCKNVFEIKWRSSRFSDLIKEYTGIDITLYSKEELMDKFKELLSKTDNTRLEQIESSMEVITWGSISNEIFEKFVVPNLKYPVHVTHFPTQVSPLSYFESEFSKDNDSHTFEKMFSHRFESYLGGMEIANSSTEQCNPLKLSKSLLESEIFEGKGNNIKEKEVDREFLNAAFSGMEPMAGLGIGVDRLIMYITKAKNIKEIQPLTSLKRL; this is translated from the exons ctttttaaaaaattgattaCTTTActtgtaatatttaatatatcaGAATCTTcatgtgtaaaatattttcataaaagATCCCTTTTTATAATTCCCAAACAGCAATcattagaaaaaaatagTTTTGATATAAgtaataatgttatttaCAGAACTTCAAcctataataattatacaatatttaattttaagcTCTTTAATACATCTGAAAGAAGTGAAAATCATTTGACAAATACCAAACAACCTCAATCAGTAACTGATTCTTGTGGTAATAACTCTGCTGATGACGTGTTATGTGGAACAAATGAAGGTAGTGATACTTCATTAGTATCATCATTATGCTCATACGACTATGGCCCTCACTTGCtgaaacaaattaaaagCAGGTTGGACCATTATGAAGTCTTGACAAAGAAGTTCAAAGTTAATCCATACCCAGAAGTTCAACCTTCAAACGACTATTCTAGTTTTTCTAAGGTAATCAGTGAAAATGAGATTTTAACAAACGGAGAAGAATCAGATAGGTTCTACAAACTGTATGGCAGAGTTGAAAGCGTTAGATACGATGGTCATTTTATTGACATCATTAACTGCAGAAGGGATTTTTGTGAATACCCAACCTCAGAAATCACACTCAAGGGCCTTAGaaaagataataaaatacaacTTATGTTTAGACTAGAAGAACCGATACTTGTAGATCAAGGTAAGCATACCAatgataatgaagaaaatgttTTAGCCAATAATTTGGGTGGGAATCAAAATCAAGAATATCCTTGTAAGGAAGTAGTTGATTTAATAGATATTGGAGACGTTATTGAGCTGTACGGTAACGTGAAGAAGACGAATTTAGGAGAAATCTCAATAATTCCCAAGAAAATAAAGTTCCTCTCAAAGTGTTTAATACCACCTCCGAGTAAACAACATGGCTTAAAGGATGTAGAAACAAGATATAGGCTAAGGCACTTGGATCTTCTAACAAATGAACTCACGAGGTATCAAGTTCTCAAGAGATTCCAAGTAATATCAAAGATAAGAAAGTTTTTAACTGAACGAGAGTTTGTAGAAGTAGATACTCCAATTTTGCAGCATTACGCATGTGGTGATTTGGCAGAACCATTTGAAACCTACTACAAAAGGCTAAACGAGAAAGTTAAGCTAAGAATTGCACCTGAATTCAGCATCAAGAAAATATTCATGGGTCTGCCCCTCACAAAG GTGTTTGAGATTGGTAAGTGTTTTAGGAACGAGGGTTCCAGCTTGCGACACTCTCCTGAATTCACAATGATTGAAATATACCAGAAAATGGCAGATTACAACACAATGATTAAACTCCTGGAGgatttgattaattatttattatcgTATGGGTTTGACGAGGATTCTGTATGCAAAAATGTGTTTGAGATTAAGTGGAGAAGTTCCAGATTCTCTGACTTGATTAAGGAATACACTGGAATTGATATAACATTGTACAGTAAGGAAGAACTGATGGACAAATTCAAAGAACTCTTGTCAAAAACTGACAATACAAGATTAGAACAAATCGAGTCATCAATGGAGGTGATTACCTGGGGGTCGATTTCAAACGAGATTTTCGAGAAATTCGTTGTTCCAAACCTAAAATACCCTGTTCATGTTACTCACTTCCCTACTCAAGTATCACCATTATCATATTTTGAATCCGAATTTTCAAAAGATAATGATTCTCATACTTTTGAGAAAATGTTCAGTCACAGGTTTGAGAGTTATCTGGGTGGTATGGAGATAGCAAATAGTTCAACTGAGCAATGCAATCCACTTAAATTGTCGAAATCGCTACTGGAGTCTGAAATTTTTGAAGGAAAaggaaataatataaaggAAAAAGAAGTTGATAGAGAATTTTTGAACGCAGCCTTCTCAGGAATGGAGCCGATGGCTGGGCTTGGAATTGGTGTCGATAGACTAATCATGTACATTACTAAAGCTAAAAACATCAAAGAAATACAACCACTTACAAGTCTAAAGAGGCTATAG
- a CDS encoding uncharacterized protein (Tap349h10.p1c.cand.189 - score = 14.54;~SMART pfam:KE2 (PF01920) at aa 4-111, E()=1.90e-08; pfam:Prefoldin (PF02996) at aa 7-109, E()=6.50e-02), producing MTSVDAMKATMKRLEKERVTLLGQMEDVSQDSSEHRLVLKNLSKLPSDRKCYRIIGGVAVERTVEEVMPSLASHADMLDQLREKLKGHLDTLNTEINKLGESLQNTIKQQQSSN from the exons ATGACTTCAGTTGATGCCATGAAGGCAACAATGAAACGGCTTGAAAAGGAGCGTGTTACGCTACTCGGCCAAATGGAAGACGTTTCGCAAGATTCCTCTGAACATAG GCTTGTTCTTAAGAACTTATCAAAGCTACCATCTGATCGGAAGTGTTATCGCATTATTGGAGGTGTTGCTGTTGAGAGAACCGTTGAGGAAGTTATGCCATCGTTGGCTAGTCACGCAGATATG CTTGACCAACTTCGCGAGAAACTGAAGGGTCACCTTGACACTTTGAACACTGAAATCAACAAACTTGGAGAGTCGCTCCAGAATACAATCAAGCAACAACAAAgttcaaattaa